From the genome of Myxococcales bacterium:
CCGACCTTTCGGTCCCGAACCGAACGCGCTACCAGACTGCGCCACGCCCCGGATTCATTCAGTTTTTTGAGGCGAGAACTGTAGCACGCGCAAACCAGATCTCCGCAACAAAAATCATCGCCACCGGGGTCGCGGGCGTGGACGAGGGGGTCTCCTTCCTGTGGCAGTCTGACACTGTGACCACTCTGGTGCCGTTCGGCCCCGCGCGGCCGCCGCCATCATACGAAGCTGTTGTTCATGACCTCGCCAAGGCCGCCGGCTCCGGGCACGATGTAATGGTGGTCGTCGAGTCCGCGCTCGTCCTCCCAGCGGTCCCCCGGAGGCGCCGCGAGCACGTCGGTGGGCGACAAACCGCGGTCGAGCCGAAGCGCGTACACCTGCACGTGGGGATGCTTCCGCCGGACGTGGCGCAGGTACTCCGGCGTGACGATGAGATGCATGGCCACCGTCTTCCAGGGCTTGCCCTGCACTTCTGCGTCGTAGTGTTCGAGCACGGCCGTGACCGTGGAGCCCGTGGCTCCCATCGGGTCCGGGATCAGCATGACGGCGTCTGCCACGGGGCCGCCAATCTTCACCGCGCCGAGCGCAGCGCCGGTGACCTTGCCTTTCGTGTCGACCACGCGACCCAAGGACAGGTGATCCTGCCGAACGCCCTCAGCGGCCAACACCTGATTGAGGAAATCGTAGGTGACTTGGGCGGGCAGCAGCCCGGCCCGCGCAAGTGCCACCACCACGGCTTGGGTGTGCCGCTCGATGCCCGGGCCCTGCCACACGCCCGCCGGCGTTTTGTCGATCATGCGGGTCTCGACGGTGAGCTGCCGTTCGGGAAACTCCGCAGC
Proteins encoded in this window:
- a CDS encoding uracil phosphoribosyltransferase; the encoded protein is MPTDAQYTGFAYRPAEIAHHYGEAVHILADPLALSMLARASERGVVQPEMNHLVRELYRLLAHVVIAAEFPERQLTVETRMIDKTPAGVWQGPGIERHTQAVVVALARAGLLPAQVTYDFLNQVLAAEGVRQDHLSLGRVVDTKGKVTGAALGAVKIGGPVADAVMLIPDPMGATGSTVTAVLEHYDAEVQGKPWKTVAMHLIVTPEYLRHVRRKHPHVQVYALRLDRGLSPTDVLAAPPGDRWEDERGLDDHHYIVPGAGGLGEVMNNSFV